From the genome of Haloferax mediterranei ATCC 33500, one region includes:
- a CDS encoding DUF7331 family protein, translating into MRTESHEVIDELTESKGTDLDDFTGYEDGESYVVCDKTNANAWIRSDVTTQLPP; encoded by the coding sequence ATGCGCACTGAATCACACGAAGTAATCGACGAACTGACGGAATCGAAGGGAACCGATTTAGACGATTTTACCGGCTACGAGGACGGAGAGAGCTACGTCGTCTGTGACAAAACGAACGCGAACGCTTGGATTCGGTCGGACGTTACGACCCAACTCCCACCCTGA
- a CDS encoding NADH dehydrogenase, whose protein sequence is MSVNLQRLGQAEVPEIATTLRNAGIAGAGGAGFPTHAKWERLDEVSFLLVNHQESEPVYYIDKWLGKTHTEDLASLFDALLEETLELIVICAKETNQAQWMGELEAALDGTVYTAEQLPIDPADESGVVFAYTDDRYEYGMESVLLRLVADVVLQNELPMDHGWIVQNTETMFNIFHALDKGETVTRKFVHVDGNVPRHRFLEVPVGTPATTLLDAAGRKSAELDDDETLADGGPGWCFEVEGPPSEFGVSKRTNCVLVLDKDVVAENTLGNGRVNVLSAYDWSGDHETEPTPVEPDVVRIPLITNPSFGDIVAKSHPIVEEGTEVTEGAMIAVPGQDGISNSQHASIDGTVTAVTETHIEIRRNSSGERSAGDVLAHERMVYWTWCKECGAYIARPEWDQLGPGTEYVCKDCR, encoded by the coding sequence ATGAGCGTAAACCTCCAGCGGCTTGGACAGGCGGAGGTACCGGAGATTGCCACAACACTTCGTAACGCCGGAATCGCAGGTGCTGGTGGAGCAGGGTTCCCGACGCACGCGAAGTGGGAACGCCTCGATGAGGTATCGTTTCTCCTCGTAAACCACCAGGAGAGCGAGCCAGTCTACTACATCGACAAGTGGTTAGGCAAGACCCACACAGAGGATTTGGCGTCGTTATTCGACGCACTCCTCGAAGAAACGCTCGAGTTGATCGTCATCTGCGCCAAAGAGACCAACCAAGCGCAATGGATGGGAGAACTCGAAGCTGCCTTGGACGGGACAGTATACACGGCAGAACAGCTACCGATTGACCCAGCCGACGAGTCGGGTGTGGTGTTCGCATACACCGACGACAGATACGAGTACGGGATGGAGAGCGTCCTGCTCAGACTCGTCGCCGACGTCGTCCTGCAGAACGAGTTACCGATGGACCACGGATGGATTGTCCAGAACACCGAAACGATGTTCAACATCTTCCACGCGCTGGACAAGGGCGAGACCGTGACGCGGAAGTTCGTCCACGTCGACGGAAACGTCCCTCGCCACCGATTCCTCGAAGTTCCGGTCGGAACGCCAGCCACGACACTTCTTGACGCCGCCGGTAGGAAGTCCGCGGAACTGGACGACGACGAAACGCTCGCCGACGGTGGTCCCGGTTGGTGTTTCGAAGTCGAGGGGCCACCTTCCGAGTTCGGCGTGAGCAAGCGGACCAACTGTGTACTTGTACTCGACAAAGATGTAGTCGCCGAGAATACACTCGGCAACGGTCGAGTCAATGTCCTCAGCGCCTACGACTGGTCGGGCGACCACGAGACAGAACCGACGCCAGTCGAACCGGACGTCGTTCGCATTCCGCTCATTACCAACCCGAGCTTCGGCGACATCGTCGCAAAGAGTCATCCAATCGTCGAAGAGGGAACAGAGGTTACCGAGGGGGCGATGATTGCCGTTCCGGGACAGGACGGCATCAGCAATAGCCAGCACGCATCCATCGACGGTACCGTCACCGCCGTGACGGAGACACACATCGAAATCCGTCGTAATTCGAGTGGGGAGCGCTCGGCTGGCGACGTGCTGGCTCACGAACGGATGGTATACTGGACGTGGTGTAAGGAATGCGGCGCATACATCGCTCGCCCCGAGTGGGACCAACTCGGTCCGGGAACGGAGTACGTCTGCAAAGACTGCCGGTGA
- a CDS encoding IS1595 family transposase, with protein MPQTQPAFGGMLRQLVDLGLFELDTEPLDAVIERRLKEFWEYTTCPRCGHPSIHTWESSDRVICRNCDFKPVYTYGTPFHEKHLTTGEVLLAYLLYADTLLSISQIAVVLDRAYKTVYYAIREVEAAVTRGFPLVWEQFQHSISGPTQIDESSTVCSGYKGQDPPRTSRYRGGSSRSGRSRWKGRHGDQITLVAACRDVLRVIRGHLGISYQGDLEPVLQEAEDLSQRLGEVWTDGLQAYREMEYDHRTVIHDERYVSADGVHINQVECLFSLVKPWLRKFRGLSKQGLEQAAHTFGLIRSLNLVGASLEIVVDCLATGSLHSST; from the coding sequence ATGCCTCAGACTCAGCCAGCGTTCGGTGGAATGCTTCGCCAGCTCGTTGATCTTGGATTGTTCGAGTTGGACACCGAGCCGCTCGATGCCGTCATTGAGCGGCGACTCAAGGAGTTCTGGGAGTATACCACGTGTCCTCGCTGCGGCCACCCCAGCATTCACACGTGGGAGTCGTCCGACCGCGTTATCTGCCGAAACTGCGATTTTAAACCGGTCTACACCTATGGCACGCCCTTCCACGAGAAGCACCTCACCACCGGAGAGGTGCTTCTCGCGTACCTCCTCTATGCAGACACGTTGCTCAGTATCTCTCAAATCGCGGTTGTGCTCGACAGGGCGTACAAGACCGTCTATTACGCGATTCGAGAGGTGGAAGCCGCGGTCACGCGCGGCTTCCCCCTCGTCTGGGAGCAATTCCAACACTCCATCTCGGGCCCAACGCAAATCGACGAATCGAGCACGGTCTGTTCAGGCTACAAAGGCCAAGACCCGCCGCGGACCAGTCGGTACCGCGGCGGGTCGTCCCGATCGGGGCGCTCACGATGGAAGGGCCGTCACGGAGACCAGATAACGCTCGTCGCGGCGTGCCGCGACGTGCTTCGGGTGATTCGCGGTCACCTTGGAATCAGCTACCAGGGAGACCTCGAACCGGTACTGCAAGAGGCTGAAGACCTCTCCCAGCGGCTGGGAGAGGTCTGGACTGATGGACTCCAAGCGTATCGAGAGATGGAGTACGACCACCGAACCGTTATCCACGACGAACGGTACGTTTCGGCCGACGGCGTCCACATCAACCAAGTCGAGTGCCTCTTCTCGCTAGTCAAACCGTGGCTGCGGAAGTTTCGCGGCCTGTCCAAGCAGGGCTTGGAGCAGGCCGCTCACACCTTCGGGCTCATTCGCTCGCTGAATCTGGTCGGCGCATCCCTCGAAATCGTCGTCGATTGCCTTGCTACGGGGTCACTCCACAGTTCTACATAA